In Bombus pyrosoma isolate SC7728 linkage group LG2, ASM1482585v1, whole genome shotgun sequence, a genomic segment contains:
- the LOC122573406 gene encoding uncharacterized protein LOC122573406 isoform X2, whose amino-acid sequence MDPVRPWYASYNRLTASSATSTFQSTTSSTSSDFVSHHLATAATQAAPSTTTSQLLLQAAHTTATLAGQPSPFNPGGFLSPPPVGYDVFTPLFHHPNPKQAHYVTQHRQALAQAQVSVTKQNTTTESDIPVLRENYSSAHQPTFFEHQGAATSPTTSTLAWTHQNNTQLPSPFGILPHESVVPSSPGPSTTKPASGVYENTFNSQFATTQTINNLNSQLSTSSVPAADFKSSNFPDNKKAVNVRPQSPAVNVKSIVSTSQTNSNQNFFQSVPTTFSSETLANNYSTGNGNQTPNGKVQPTLQHQQSCIVSTTNNATNKEYRIPQPPARSVASTTIFLNTSVRSVSSQIQDKQSTRNFASPPNKATSTSQQNIQTKAQTKIYPELNTHSSEHRRNEQTSHDNTQSSPISFSIMDSRGLNYTAGNNTNCTNTSGKLNNNQRTQSNSNLQTHSQQSQQQQQFHVLSQQQQQQQQTSYRHYLTGSTTDPEYHHSGRSKSATSTDSAYSSNNSTQNGPDCSVVVPRRPSPLQAHSQASPLGHVPSPAYPMYNSPMATISSPSPLQQHTENGNQCSSGPPYKGTVQQVTPPSPLDVTVPRPASQGQVVYSSVITRALGTAENKTNYNTDSKNYDRQQQDFSQTQKQICWENDNRQANSHRKFSVTLYTGGNSEVNPQTLPVQHQVQRVLNVSDRQQSYFDSNQVTLQDLSSCRGDPMSIVKNLQTLQQGSCQVQQQQQATVSVTPTEQQKQVEERRKVDTTNKKRKSLEKSGHNSSNEISGTTTMTEYLSRIPPPAHHNTNQQQQNGYFDFERWNLPPPPAKMFPGATGAFSSQSTLHHSNNFVGTPAHQHQSLMVSHHHAPPPIPYFPAFHIPPSHHHSHEFQSSVEITPIGFGENTANQNTNFNQDIRDDQPKVIVPNIEEELGFLQQNQQPIQTMNILNKDFKQSNKDPNSGFMTSYLKFLQGEREPSPPPAIRGGRKATWSRSKPYIPVEPNRSIESSTNEETVKMQSEKPPPPKETPVIDYTNDPRYFPLPKERKKQNFDSSDDGFTSDDDFLFPPKKSDKKVSNTNTSNVTEIITMKPEGKSKKGRPIKPGGPTDRKRRAAAAAAAAEAAAITTSGKISKKHEEDPLLLPPRRETSRRKAKEKTSVKQFLDRQQGIDYFDNDEEQGDSDSDPAWTPAVRLVGDEEEKKKKRGRPVITKKSRKVLEEDDYFSSDIVISKKSCRKKHETPSKTSNVTGKLSCKIDEKLLACISDEDIDISPFKHLEDELDDVSGEFVVIKADLDEEYPPLWRIDGKTLLQKYEPFKSNGKTLYRNISTYSGWAPQNRHIYQQVPVKFWQQGKTETVVEFLRDEMIIDDNECIDKSMKDTEKYQDNFEVYVQTLISQALDSNFLTEIFQEQDDYFLSNVKTVDEVTEERKQRFLSTTKWRSNVINAISTWPCLNVLKDLPFTEYKGKSCAGCQQHKIHARVLLYGQPYNATTLEGSPPDPRIPQEKDFLLCRVCQAKVALYNKVAHQKYLTFLECARRVADKRVEDPLKDTTIILNELLADETWLNQLFKEVRTIWAEIDNLEHQAKIKSSSRSTISSTVNSAEETNESVSTTQSSGMTANISDSQVPTQKTERNSETVSCDVQMSSIPS is encoded by the exons ATGGATCCCGTTCGTCCGTGGTATGCATCATATAATCGTCTTACTGCAAGTAGTGCTACCAGTACATTTCAATCAACGACTTCAAGCACAAGCAGTGATTTTGTGTCTCATCATTTAGCAACAGCTGCTACTCAAGCAGCTCCTTCAACAACAACGTCACAATTACTTTTACAAGCTGCTCATACAACAGCAACTCTGGCGGGTCAGCCATCTCCATTTAACCCAGGGGGGTTTTTGTCTCCACCCCCTGTGGGATATGATGTTTTTACACCATTGTTTCATCATCCTAATCCTAAGCAAGCACATTATGTTACTCAACATAGACAAGCTCTTGCTCAGGCACAAGTGTCagtaacaaaacaaaatactACAACAGAATCTGATATTCCTGtattaagagaaaattatagTTCAGCACATCAACCAACGTTTTTTGAACACCAGGGTGCAGCAACGTCACCCACAACATCTACATTGGCTTGGACTCATCAGAACAATACACAATTACCTAGTCCATTTGGTATTTTGCCTCATGAAAGTGTTGTTCCTTCATCTCCAGGACCATCTACCACAAAGCCAGCTAGTGGtgtttatgaaaatacgtTTAATTCTCAATTTGCTACAACAcaaactataaataatttaaattctcaATTATCTACATCTTCTGTTCCTGCTGCAGATTTTAAATCATCTAATTTCCcagataataaaaaagcagTAAATGTAAGGCCTCAATCACCAGCAGTAAATGTGAAATCAATAGTATCTACATCACAAACAAACAGcaatcaaaatttctttcaatcaGTACCTACTACATTTAGTTCCGAAACGTTagcaaataattattccacTGGAAATGGAAATCAAACTCCAAATGGGAAAGTGCAACCTACTCTTCAACATCAACAATCATGCATTGTTTCAACTACAAATAATGCAACCAATAAAGAGTATAGAATTCCTCAACCACCTGCTAGGTCAGTTGCATCAAcgactatatttttaaatacgtcTGTCAGATCTGTGTCTTCTCAAATTCAAGATAAACAGTCCACACGAAATTTTGCTTCACCTCCAAATAAAGCAACTTCTACATCTCAACAGAACATACAAACTAAAGCACAGACAAAAATTTATCCAGAATTAAATACACACAGTAGTGAACATAGACGAAACGAACAAACATCTCATGATAATACTCAATCATCTCCTATCAGCTTTTCCATCATGGATTCACGTGGTTTGAATTATACTGCTGGgaataatacaaattgtaCAAACACTAGTGGAAAACTCAATAATAATCAAAGAACTCAATCAAATAGCAACTTACAGACTCATTCTCAACAAtcacaacaacaacagcaatttcatgttttaagccaacaacaacagcagcagcaacaaacATCATATAGACATTATCTAACAGGATCTACAACTGATCCTGAATACCATCACTCAGGAAGATCAAAATCTGCAACTTCCACTGATTCTGCTTATTCGTCTAATAATTCAACACAAAATGGACCTGATTGTAGTGTTGTTGTACCGAGAAGGCCAAGTCCATTGCAAGCGCATTCGCAAGCAAGTCCATTAGGACATGTTCCAAGCCCTGCTTATCCTATGTATAATAGTCCAATGGCTACTATATCTTCTCCTTCACCTTTACAACAACATACAGAAAATGGAAATCAATGTTCAAGTGGACCACCATATAAAGGAACTGTTCAACAAGTTACCCCACCATCACCATTAGATGTTACTGTACCACGACCGGCGTCTCAAGGTCAAGTTGTTTATTCATCAGTTATTACAAGAGCTTTAGGTACTgctgaaaataaaactaattataaCACAGATAGCAAAAATTATGATAGACAGCAACAAGATTTTTCACAAACTCAAAAACAAATTTGTTGGGAAAACGATAATCGACAAGCAAATAgtcatagaaaattttctgttaCTCTATATACTGGTGGAAATTCTGAAGTAAATCCTCAAACCTTGCCAGTTCAACATCAAGTACAACGAGTGTTAAATGTTTCTGATAGACAACAATCATACTTTGACTCCAATCAAGTAACTCTACAAGATTTAAGTAGTTGTAGGGGAGATCCTATGAGTATTGTAAAGAATTTGCAGACATTACAACAAGGTTCTTGTCAAgtacaacaacaacaacaagctACTGTGTCTGTTACTCCAACCGAACAACAAAAGCAAGTAGAAGAACGACGCAAAGTAGATActacaaataagaaaagaaagagtttAGAAAAAAGTGGACATAATTCTTCGAATGAAATAAGTGGAACAACAACAATGACAGAATACCTAAGTAGGATACCACCACCTGCACATCATAATACAAATCAACAGCAACAAAATGgttattttgattttgaaaGATGGAATTTGCCTCCACCTCCTGCTAAAATGTTTCCCGGTGCAACAGGTGCTTTCAGTTCACAATCAACTTTGCatcattcaaataattttgttggTACTCCAGCACATCAACATCAATCTTTGATGGTATCTCATCATCATGCTCCACCTCCTATTCCATATTTCCCTGCTTTTCATATTCCACCAAGCCATCATCATTCACACGAATTTCAGTCTTCTGTTGAGATTACTCCTATTGGTTTTGGTGAAAACACAGCAAATcaaaatactaattttaatCAAGATATTAGAGATGATCAACCTAAAGTAATCGTTCCTAACATTGAAGAAGAATTAggttttttacaacaaaatCAGCAACCAATTCAAACCATGAATAtcttaaataaagattttaaacAATCTAATAAAGATCCTAATTCAGGATTTATGACaagttatttgaaatttttacaagGGGAAAGAGAACCTTCACCTCCACCTGCAATACGTGGTGGTAGGAAAGCAACTTGGAGCAGGTCAAAACCTTATATTCCTGTAGAACCGAATAGATCAATAGAAAGTTCAACAAATGAAGAAACAGTAAAGATGCAATCAGAAAAACCACCTCCACCTAAAGAAACACCAGTAATTGATTATACTAATGATCCACGCTATTTTCCTTTACCCAAAGAACGGAAGAAGCAGAATTTTGATTCAAGTGATGATGGTTTTACTAGCGATGACGATTTTCTATTTCCGCCTAAAAAATCAGATAAAAAAGTATCAAATACGAATACTTCCAATGTAACAGAAATAATAACTATGAAGCCAGAAGGTAAATCTAAAAAAGGGAGACCAATTAAACCTGGAGGACCAacagatagaaaaagaagagctGCAGCAGCTGCTGCGGCAGCAGAAGCAGCAGCAATTACCACAAGTggcaaaatttccaaaaagcATGAAGAag ATCCTTTACTTTTACCTCCAAGGCGTGAAACATCTAGAAGAAAGGCAAAGGAAAAAACCTCGGTAAAGCAATTTTTAGATCGACAACAGGGTATAGATTATTTTGATAATGATGAAGAACAAGGTGATTCTGATTCTGATCCTGCTTGGACGCCCGCTGTAAGATTAGTTGGAgatgaggaagaaaaaaagaaaaaacgagggAGACCtgttattactaaaaaaagtagaaaagttCTGGAAGAAGATGATTATTTTTCCAGTgatattgttatttcaaaGAAGTCTTGTAGAAAAAAACATGAAACACCATCCAAAACTTCTAATGTTACTGGAAAATTGTCTTGTAAAATAGACGAAAAACTTTTAGCATGTATCAGCGATGAAGATATTGATATTTCACCATTTAag CATCTTGAGGATGAACTAGATGATGTG TCAGGGGAATTTGTCGTAATCAAGGCAGATTTAGATGAAGAATATCCTCCACTTTGGAGAATAGATGGCAAAACGTTACTGCAAAAATATGAGCCATTTAAATCTAATGGCAAGACTTTATATCGAAACATATCTACG TACTCGGGCTGGGCACCGCAAAATCGGCATATATATCAACAAGTTCCAGTAAAATTTTGGCAACAAGGCAAAACGGAAACTGTAGTAGAGTTCTTGAGAGATGAAATGATTATTGATGATAA CGAATGCATTGACAAATCTATGAAGGACActgaaaaatatcaagataACTTTGAAGTGTATGTTCAGACATTGATTTCACAAGCTTTGGATTCTAATTTTCttactgaaatatttcaagaacaaG ATGATTATTTCTTATCAAACGTTAAGACTGTTGATGAAGTAacagaagaaaggaaacagcGGTTTTTGTCTACAACAAAATGGCGTTCAAATGTGATAAATGCAATATCAACTTGGCCATGTCTTAACGTTCTTAAAGATTTACCATTTACTGAATATAAAGGAAAGTCGTGCGCTGGGTGCCAACAGCATAAGATTCATGCTAGAGTTCTATTGTATGGTCAACCATATAATGCAACTACATTGGAAGGTTCTCCGCCTGACCCAAGGATACCTCAAGAAaag GACTTTTTATTATGTCGAGTATGTCAAGCAAAGGTAGCTCTATACAATAAAGTAGCACATCAAAAGTATTTGACGTTTTTGGAGTGTGCAAGAAGGGTTGCAGATAAGCGAGTAGAAGATCCTCTTAAAGATAccacaataatattaaacgaattattaGCAGATGAAACATGGTTAAATCAA TTATTTAAGGAAGTTAGGACAATCTGGGCAGAAATAGATAATTTGGAACATCAAGCAAAAATAAAGTCAAGTTCAAGATCAACAATATCTTCCACAGTGAATAGTGCAGAGGAAACAAATGAAAGTGTTTCAACAACGCAATCATCTGGAATGACTGCTAATATTTCGGATTCACAGGTGCCTACACAAAAAACCGAAAGGAATTCTGAAACAGTGTCTTGCGATGTGCAAATGAGCAGTATACCATCTTAG
- the LOC122573406 gene encoding uncharacterized protein LOC122573406 isoform X1, which yields MDPVRPWYASYNRLTASSATSTFQSTTSSTSSDFVSHHLATAATQAAPSTTTSQLLLQAAHTTATLAGQPSPFNPGGFLSPPPVGYDVFTPLFHHPNPKQAHYVTQHRQALAQAQVSVTKQNTTTESDIPVLRENYSSAHQPTFFEHQGAATSPTTSTLAWTHQNNTQLPSPFGILPHESVVPSSPGPSTTKPASGVYENTFNSQFATTQTINNLNSQLSTSSVPAADFKSSNFPDNKKAVNVRPQSPAVNVKSIVSTSQTNSNQNFFQSVPTTFSSETLANNYSTGNGNQTPNGKVQPTLQHQQSCIVSTTNNATNKEYRIPQPPARSVASTTIFLNTSVRSVSSQIQDKQSTRNFASPPNKATSTSQQNIQTKAQTKIYPELNTHSSEHRRNEQTSHDNTQSSPISFSIMDSRGLNYTAGNNTNCTNTSGKLNNNQRTQSNSNLQTHSQQSQQQQQFHVLSQQQQQQQQTSYRHYLTGSTTDPEYHHSGRSKSATSTDSAYSSNNSTQNGPDCSVVVPRRPSPLQAHSQASPLGHVPSPAYPMYNSPMATISSPSPLQQHTENGNQCSSGPPYKGTVQQVTPPSPLDVTVPRPASQGQVVYSSVITRALGTAENKTNYNTDSKNYDRQQQDFSQTQKQICWENDNRQANSHRKFSVTLYTGGNSEVNPQTLPVQHQVQRVLNVSDRQQSYFDSNQVTLQDLSSCRGDPMSIVKNLQTLQQGSCQVQQQQQATVSVTPTEQQKQVEERRKVDTTNKKRKSLEKSGHNSSNEISGTTTMTEYLSRIPPPAHHNTNQQQQNGYFDFERWNLPPPPAKMFPGATGAFSSQSTLHHSNNFVGTPAHQHQSLMVSHHHAPPPIPYFPAFHIPPSHHHSHEFQSSVEITPIGFGENTANQNTNFNQDIRDDQPKVIVPNIEEELGFLQQNQQPIQTMNILNKDFKQSNKDPNSGFMTSYLKFLQGEREPSPPPAIRGGRKATWSRSKPYIPVEPNRSIESSTNEETVKMQSEKPPPPKETPVIDYTNDPRYFPLPKERKKQNFDSSDDGFTSDDDFLFPPKKSDKKVSNTNTSNVTEIITMKPEGKSKKGRPIKPGGPTDRKRRAAAAAAAAEAAAITTSGKISKKHEEVDPLLLPPRRETSRRKAKEKTSVKQFLDRQQGIDYFDNDEEQGDSDSDPAWTPAVRLVGDEEEKKKKRGRPVITKKSRKVLEEDDYFSSDIVISKKSCRKKHETPSKTSNVTGKLSCKIDEKLLACISDEDIDISPFKHLEDELDDVSGEFVVIKADLDEEYPPLWRIDGKTLLQKYEPFKSNGKTLYRNISTYSGWAPQNRHIYQQVPVKFWQQGKTETVVEFLRDEMIIDDNECIDKSMKDTEKYQDNFEVYVQTLISQALDSNFLTEIFQEQDDYFLSNVKTVDEVTEERKQRFLSTTKWRSNVINAISTWPCLNVLKDLPFTEYKGKSCAGCQQHKIHARVLLYGQPYNATTLEGSPPDPRIPQEKDFLLCRVCQAKVALYNKVAHQKYLTFLECARRVADKRVEDPLKDTTIILNELLADETWLNQLFKEVRTIWAEIDNLEHQAKIKSSSRSTISSTVNSAEETNESVSTTQSSGMTANISDSQVPTQKTERNSETVSCDVQMSSIPS from the exons ATGGATCCCGTTCGTCCGTGGTATGCATCATATAATCGTCTTACTGCAAGTAGTGCTACCAGTACATTTCAATCAACGACTTCAAGCACAAGCAGTGATTTTGTGTCTCATCATTTAGCAACAGCTGCTACTCAAGCAGCTCCTTCAACAACAACGTCACAATTACTTTTACAAGCTGCTCATACAACAGCAACTCTGGCGGGTCAGCCATCTCCATTTAACCCAGGGGGGTTTTTGTCTCCACCCCCTGTGGGATATGATGTTTTTACACCATTGTTTCATCATCCTAATCCTAAGCAAGCACATTATGTTACTCAACATAGACAAGCTCTTGCTCAGGCACAAGTGTCagtaacaaaacaaaatactACAACAGAATCTGATATTCCTGtattaagagaaaattatagTTCAGCACATCAACCAACGTTTTTTGAACACCAGGGTGCAGCAACGTCACCCACAACATCTACATTGGCTTGGACTCATCAGAACAATACACAATTACCTAGTCCATTTGGTATTTTGCCTCATGAAAGTGTTGTTCCTTCATCTCCAGGACCATCTACCACAAAGCCAGCTAGTGGtgtttatgaaaatacgtTTAATTCTCAATTTGCTACAACAcaaactataaataatttaaattctcaATTATCTACATCTTCTGTTCCTGCTGCAGATTTTAAATCATCTAATTTCCcagataataaaaaagcagTAAATGTAAGGCCTCAATCACCAGCAGTAAATGTGAAATCAATAGTATCTACATCACAAACAAACAGcaatcaaaatttctttcaatcaGTACCTACTACATTTAGTTCCGAAACGTTagcaaataattattccacTGGAAATGGAAATCAAACTCCAAATGGGAAAGTGCAACCTACTCTTCAACATCAACAATCATGCATTGTTTCAACTACAAATAATGCAACCAATAAAGAGTATAGAATTCCTCAACCACCTGCTAGGTCAGTTGCATCAAcgactatatttttaaatacgtcTGTCAGATCTGTGTCTTCTCAAATTCAAGATAAACAGTCCACACGAAATTTTGCTTCACCTCCAAATAAAGCAACTTCTACATCTCAACAGAACATACAAACTAAAGCACAGACAAAAATTTATCCAGAATTAAATACACACAGTAGTGAACATAGACGAAACGAACAAACATCTCATGATAATACTCAATCATCTCCTATCAGCTTTTCCATCATGGATTCACGTGGTTTGAATTATACTGCTGGgaataatacaaattgtaCAAACACTAGTGGAAAACTCAATAATAATCAAAGAACTCAATCAAATAGCAACTTACAGACTCATTCTCAACAAtcacaacaacaacagcaatttcatgttttaagccaacaacaacagcagcagcaacaaacATCATATAGACATTATCTAACAGGATCTACAACTGATCCTGAATACCATCACTCAGGAAGATCAAAATCTGCAACTTCCACTGATTCTGCTTATTCGTCTAATAATTCAACACAAAATGGACCTGATTGTAGTGTTGTTGTACCGAGAAGGCCAAGTCCATTGCAAGCGCATTCGCAAGCAAGTCCATTAGGACATGTTCCAAGCCCTGCTTATCCTATGTATAATAGTCCAATGGCTACTATATCTTCTCCTTCACCTTTACAACAACATACAGAAAATGGAAATCAATGTTCAAGTGGACCACCATATAAAGGAACTGTTCAACAAGTTACCCCACCATCACCATTAGATGTTACTGTACCACGACCGGCGTCTCAAGGTCAAGTTGTTTATTCATCAGTTATTACAAGAGCTTTAGGTACTgctgaaaataaaactaattataaCACAGATAGCAAAAATTATGATAGACAGCAACAAGATTTTTCACAAACTCAAAAACAAATTTGTTGGGAAAACGATAATCGACAAGCAAATAgtcatagaaaattttctgttaCTCTATATACTGGTGGAAATTCTGAAGTAAATCCTCAAACCTTGCCAGTTCAACATCAAGTACAACGAGTGTTAAATGTTTCTGATAGACAACAATCATACTTTGACTCCAATCAAGTAACTCTACAAGATTTAAGTAGTTGTAGGGGAGATCCTATGAGTATTGTAAAGAATTTGCAGACATTACAACAAGGTTCTTGTCAAgtacaacaacaacaacaagctACTGTGTCTGTTACTCCAACCGAACAACAAAAGCAAGTAGAAGAACGACGCAAAGTAGATActacaaataagaaaagaaagagtttAGAAAAAAGTGGACATAATTCTTCGAATGAAATAAGTGGAACAACAACAATGACAGAATACCTAAGTAGGATACCACCACCTGCACATCATAATACAAATCAACAGCAACAAAATGgttattttgattttgaaaGATGGAATTTGCCTCCACCTCCTGCTAAAATGTTTCCCGGTGCAACAGGTGCTTTCAGTTCACAATCAACTTTGCatcattcaaataattttgttggTACTCCAGCACATCAACATCAATCTTTGATGGTATCTCATCATCATGCTCCACCTCCTATTCCATATTTCCCTGCTTTTCATATTCCACCAAGCCATCATCATTCACACGAATTTCAGTCTTCTGTTGAGATTACTCCTATTGGTTTTGGTGAAAACACAGCAAATcaaaatactaattttaatCAAGATATTAGAGATGATCAACCTAAAGTAATCGTTCCTAACATTGAAGAAGAATTAggttttttacaacaaaatCAGCAACCAATTCAAACCATGAATAtcttaaataaagattttaaacAATCTAATAAAGATCCTAATTCAGGATTTATGACaagttatttgaaatttttacaagGGGAAAGAGAACCTTCACCTCCACCTGCAATACGTGGTGGTAGGAAAGCAACTTGGAGCAGGTCAAAACCTTATATTCCTGTAGAACCGAATAGATCAATAGAAAGTTCAACAAATGAAGAAACAGTAAAGATGCAATCAGAAAAACCACCTCCACCTAAAGAAACACCAGTAATTGATTATACTAATGATCCACGCTATTTTCCTTTACCCAAAGAACGGAAGAAGCAGAATTTTGATTCAAGTGATGATGGTTTTACTAGCGATGACGATTTTCTATTTCCGCCTAAAAAATCAGATAAAAAAGTATCAAATACGAATACTTCCAATGTAACAGAAATAATAACTATGAAGCCAGAAGGTAAATCTAAAAAAGGGAGACCAATTAAACCTGGAGGACCAacagatagaaaaagaagagctGCAGCAGCTGCTGCGGCAGCAGAAGCAGCAGCAATTACCACAAGTggcaaaatttccaaaaagcATGAAGAag taGATCCTTTACTTTTACCTCCAAGGCGTGAAACATCTAGAAGAAAGGCAAAGGAAAAAACCTCGGTAAAGCAATTTTTAGATCGACAACAGGGTATAGATTATTTTGATAATGATGAAGAACAAGGTGATTCTGATTCTGATCCTGCTTGGACGCCCGCTGTAAGATTAGTTGGAgatgaggaagaaaaaaagaaaaaacgagggAGACCtgttattactaaaaaaagtagaaaagttCTGGAAGAAGATGATTATTTTTCCAGTgatattgttatttcaaaGAAGTCTTGTAGAAAAAAACATGAAACACCATCCAAAACTTCTAATGTTACTGGAAAATTGTCTTGTAAAATAGACGAAAAACTTTTAGCATGTATCAGCGATGAAGATATTGATATTTCACCATTTAag CATCTTGAGGATGAACTAGATGATGTG TCAGGGGAATTTGTCGTAATCAAGGCAGATTTAGATGAAGAATATCCTCCACTTTGGAGAATAGATGGCAAAACGTTACTGCAAAAATATGAGCCATTTAAATCTAATGGCAAGACTTTATATCGAAACATATCTACG TACTCGGGCTGGGCACCGCAAAATCGGCATATATATCAACAAGTTCCAGTAAAATTTTGGCAACAAGGCAAAACGGAAACTGTAGTAGAGTTCTTGAGAGATGAAATGATTATTGATGATAA CGAATGCATTGACAAATCTATGAAGGACActgaaaaatatcaagataACTTTGAAGTGTATGTTCAGACATTGATTTCACAAGCTTTGGATTCTAATTTTCttactgaaatatttcaagaacaaG ATGATTATTTCTTATCAAACGTTAAGACTGTTGATGAAGTAacagaagaaaggaaacagcGGTTTTTGTCTACAACAAAATGGCGTTCAAATGTGATAAATGCAATATCAACTTGGCCATGTCTTAACGTTCTTAAAGATTTACCATTTACTGAATATAAAGGAAAGTCGTGCGCTGGGTGCCAACAGCATAAGATTCATGCTAGAGTTCTATTGTATGGTCAACCATATAATGCAACTACATTGGAAGGTTCTCCGCCTGACCCAAGGATACCTCAAGAAaag GACTTTTTATTATGTCGAGTATGTCAAGCAAAGGTAGCTCTATACAATAAAGTAGCACATCAAAAGTATTTGACGTTTTTGGAGTGTGCAAGAAGGGTTGCAGATAAGCGAGTAGAAGATCCTCTTAAAGATAccacaataatattaaacgaattattaGCAGATGAAACATGGTTAAATCAA TTATTTAAGGAAGTTAGGACAATCTGGGCAGAAATAGATAATTTGGAACATCAAGCAAAAATAAAGTCAAGTTCAAGATCAACAATATCTTCCACAGTGAATAGTGCAGAGGAAACAAATGAAAGTGTTTCAACAACGCAATCATCTGGAATGACTGCTAATATTTCGGATTCACAGGTGCCTACACAAAAAACCGAAAGGAATTCTGAAACAGTGTCTTGCGATGTGCAAATGAGCAGTATACCATCTTAG